In one window of Qipengyuania profundimaris DNA:
- a CDS encoding CTP synthase, with protein MARYIFITGGVVSSLGKGLMAASLAALLQARGYKVRIRKFDPYLNVDPGTMSPYQHGEVYVTDDGAETDLDLGHYERFTGVSAHQGDNVTSGRVYQQIIAKERRGDYLGATVQVVPHVTDAIKDFALADQGDHDFILCEIGGTVGDIESLPFMEAIRQLRNELEPMQSLSVHVTLVPYIAAAGELKTKPTQHSVRELASLGIKPDVLLCRAEHPIPDSERQKIANFCNVRKEAVIPALDAPSIYSVPLQYHGEGLDTEVLRGFGITDAPDPDLSRWYDVVDRHSNPEGEVTIGVVGKYVGLQDAYKSLNEALIHGGMAHRVKVNIKWIDAEVFEQGDSDIAAQLEPMHGILVPGGFGERGSEGKIASVRFARERKVPFLGICLGMQMACIEGARSAGFDGASSTEFGETSEPVVGIITEWMTEEGLQTREAGGDLGGTMRLGAYEAKLAANSHVSAIYGGCSDISERHRHRYEVNGAYIEPLEKQGLIFSGMSPDGLLPEIVERPDHPWFVGVQFHPELKSKPFDPHPLFAGFIGAALEQARLV; from the coding sequence ATGGCGCGGTATATTTTCATCACCGGCGGCGTGGTCTCCTCGCTCGGCAAAGGTCTCATGGCAGCATCGCTTGCTGCCCTCCTGCAGGCGCGTGGCTACAAGGTCCGCATCCGTAAATTCGACCCCTATCTCAACGTCGATCCGGGCACGATGAGCCCGTATCAGCACGGCGAGGTCTATGTGACCGACGACGGGGCGGAGACCGACCTCGACCTGGGGCACTACGAACGGTTCACCGGCGTATCAGCCCATCAGGGTGACAACGTCACGTCGGGCCGGGTGTACCAGCAGATCATCGCCAAGGAGCGACGCGGCGACTATCTCGGCGCGACCGTGCAGGTAGTTCCGCACGTCACCGATGCGATCAAGGATTTCGCGCTTGCCGACCAAGGCGATCACGACTTCATTCTGTGCGAGATCGGCGGTACGGTGGGCGACATCGAGAGCCTGCCTTTCATGGAAGCCATCCGCCAGCTCAGGAACGAGCTTGAGCCGATGCAGTCGCTCAGCGTCCATGTGACCTTGGTTCCCTACATCGCCGCAGCAGGCGAGCTGAAGACCAAGCCGACCCAGCATTCGGTGCGCGAACTTGCCAGCCTAGGCATCAAGCCCGACGTCCTGCTTTGTCGTGCGGAACATCCGATCCCGGATAGCGAGCGCCAGAAAATCGCCAATTTCTGCAATGTGCGCAAGGAGGCGGTCATCCCGGCGCTGGATGCGCCTTCGATCTATTCCGTGCCGCTGCAATACCATGGCGAGGGCTTGGATACCGAAGTACTGCGCGGCTTCGGCATTACCGATGCGCCCGACCCGGACCTGTCGCGCTGGTACGATGTGGTCGATCGCCACTCGAATCCCGAAGGCGAGGTGACGATCGGCGTAGTGGGCAAGTATGTCGGCCTGCAGGACGCTTACAAGTCGCTCAACGAAGCGCTGATCCACGGCGGCATGGCTCACCGCGTCAAGGTCAACATCAAGTGGATCGATGCGGAGGTGTTCGAGCAGGGCGACAGCGACATCGCGGCGCAGCTCGAACCGATGCACGGCATCCTCGTACCCGGCGGTTTCGGCGAGCGCGGGTCGGAAGGCAAGATCGCGAGCGTTCGGTTCGCCCGCGAGCGGAAGGTACCGTTTCTCGGCATATGCCTCGGCATGCAAATGGCCTGCATCGAGGGCGCGCGCTCGGCGGGTTTCGACGGGGCCAGCTCGACCGAATTCGGTGAGACATCGGAACCAGTCGTCGGCATCATCACTGAGTGGATGACCGAAGAGGGGCTGCAAACCCGCGAAGCGGGCGGCGATCTGGGCGGGACCATGCGCCTGGGTGCTTATGAGGCGAAGCTTGCTGCGAACAGTCACGTGTCGGCTATCTACGGCGGTTGTAGCGACATCTCCGAGCGTCACCGCCATCGCTACGAGGTCAACGGAGCCTATATCGAGCCGCTGGAAAAACAGGGTCTGATCTTTTCGGGGATGTCCCCCGACGGGCTGCTGCCGGAAATCGTCGAGCGGCCCGATCATCCGTGGTTCGTGGGCGTGCAGTTCCACCCGGAACTCAAGTCCAAACCTTTCGACCCGCACCCGCTTTTCGCCGGATTTATCGGCGCTGCGCTCGAACAGGCGCGTCTTGTCTGA
- a CDS encoding peptidylprolyl isomerase, whose product MLTFFRNIFKTKIGLAFALAFLGLIALAFASADVSSTGTFGGVAGGDRVAVVGSEKIGTADLVQAANNGLDRVRQENPTLSMEGFLAQNGLERSLDALIDRFAIRAYAEKYGIRAGDNLVNSEIRMLPAFRGADGNFSEDVYRQALAQARISDAQAREDFGTGLLSQQLFVPATFGATVPDKLAYRYAQLLKERRQGTIALLPSASFAPTGDPSDATLRAYYESNSADFIRPERRVVRFATFDSSALGDRVEPTEAEIAERYEADREQYAASETRDVTQLIVPTQAAANSLRERIAGGASFDAVAREAGLRATPLTGLDREVLTSQASEAVAAAYFSAREGSITQPARSPLGWHIARIDNVETRAARTLAQVREDVAAAVREEKRVQGLADLANEIDDQLADGATLREVSEELDLELTTTRPAIANGRIYQTQETLPEVLAPALQTIFQMDEEEPEIAPLEGGQTYLVYEVAQITASAKAPLAEIKDRVEANWRISEGLKRAQAAADRVTKRVRGGASLAAAVAEEETNLPAPESVDLTREQLAAQRERRIPPPLALLFSMAEGTTKKLEAAQKIGFFIVNLEDISMDDIAEDDPMIAQAKTQLGPVIGEEYADQLRLAMREELGVERNDDAIEAVRRQLLGTN is encoded by the coding sequence ATGCTCACTTTCTTTCGCAATATCTTCAAGACCAAGATCGGCCTTGCCTTCGCGCTCGCCTTTCTCGGTCTGATCGCGCTCGCCTTTGCTAGCGCGGACGTATCGAGCACCGGTACCTTCGGCGGTGTTGCAGGCGGCGACCGGGTGGCTGTGGTCGGCAGCGAGAAGATCGGGACCGCCGATCTGGTGCAGGCTGCGAACAACGGCCTCGATCGCGTCAGGCAGGAAAATCCGACGCTGTCGATGGAAGGCTTTCTTGCGCAAAATGGTCTGGAACGCTCGCTCGATGCCCTGATCGATCGCTTTGCAATCCGTGCCTATGCCGAGAAATACGGTATCCGGGCGGGCGACAATCTGGTGAACAGCGAAATCCGCATGCTCCCGGCATTCCGCGGAGCCGACGGGAACTTCAGCGAAGACGTCTATCGTCAGGCACTGGCGCAGGCGCGAATTTCCGACGCGCAGGCGCGTGAGGATTTCGGCACGGGCCTCCTCTCTCAGCAGCTTTTTGTTCCGGCGACCTTCGGCGCGACCGTTCCGGACAAGCTTGCCTATCGATACGCCCAGCTTCTTAAAGAGCGTCGTCAGGGGACGATTGCCCTGCTCCCGTCTGCGAGTTTTGCGCCAACCGGCGATCCCTCGGACGCAACGCTGAGGGCCTATTACGAGTCCAACAGCGCCGATTTCATTCGTCCCGAACGGCGCGTGGTGCGTTTCGCGACGTTCGACAGCAGTGCACTGGGCGACCGGGTCGAGCCGACCGAGGCGGAAATCGCCGAACGCTACGAGGCCGACCGCGAACAGTACGCAGCAAGCGAAACGCGCGATGTCACCCAGCTCATCGTGCCGACACAGGCTGCGGCCAATTCCCTGCGCGAGCGCATCGCAGGCGGTGCAAGCTTCGATGCCGTGGCGCGCGAAGCCGGGCTACGAGCAACGCCGTTGACGGGCCTCGATCGCGAGGTGCTGACCTCACAGGCCTCCGAAGCCGTCGCCGCGGCGTATTTCTCGGCGAGAGAAGGCTCTATTACGCAGCCAGCGCGCAGTCCTCTCGGCTGGCACATCGCGCGGATCGATAACGTCGAAACACGAGCCGCACGGACGCTTGCACAAGTCCGCGAAGACGTCGCCGCGGCCGTGCGCGAAGAAAAGCGTGTCCAGGGGCTCGCCGACCTTGCGAACGAAATCGACGACCAGCTGGCCGATGGTGCAACCTTGCGCGAGGTGAGCGAGGAGCTCGATCTCGAGCTGACGACCACGCGACCCGCTATTGCCAATGGCCGCATCTACCAGACGCAGGAAACTCTTCCCGAAGTGTTGGCGCCCGCGCTGCAGACCATTTTCCAGATGGACGAGGAAGAGCCCGAAATCGCCCCTCTCGAAGGCGGGCAGACCTACCTCGTCTACGAAGTGGCCCAGATTACAGCATCGGCCAAGGCCCCCCTTGCCGAGATAAAGGATCGCGTCGAGGCGAACTGGCGCATTTCGGAAGGCCTGAAGCGCGCCCAAGCCGCTGCCGACCGGGTGACGAAGCGCGTTCGTGGGGGCGCATCGCTTGCCGCCGCCGTCGCGGAGGAAGAGACGAATCTGCCGGCACCCGAAAGCGTCGATCTGACGCGCGAGCAACTTGCCGCCCAGCGCGAACGCCGCATTCCGCCGCCGCTCGCCCTGCTTTTCAGCATGGCCGAAGGCACCACCAAGAAGCTCGAAGCCGCGCAAAAGATCGGATTCTTCATCGTCAATCTGGAAGATATCAGCATGGACGATATCGCCGAGGACGATCCGATGATCGCCCAGGCCAAAACCCAGCTCGGCCCGGTGATCGGCGAGGAATATGCCGATCAGCTGCGGCTTGCGATGCGGGAAGAGCTCGGCGTAGAGCGCAACGACGACGCGATCGAAGCCGTTCGTCGCCAGCTGCTTGGCACGAACTGA
- the secG gene encoding preprotein translocase subunit SecG encodes MFLFLTVLQAIVAAVLVGVILMQRSEGGGLGIGGSPSGMLSARGAADFLTRSTKWLAVLFVILSIVLAAVAVETTSADSLESTLDRNVTPAAPADPLGPATTGDSAPVSDDPLAGSTE; translated from the coding sequence ATGTTCCTGTTCCTCACCGTCCTCCAGGCCATCGTTGCCGCCGTGCTCGTTGGCGTGATCCTCATGCAGCGCTCAGAAGGGGGCGGTCTGGGTATCGGAGGCAGCCCTTCCGGCATGCTAAGCGCTCGCGGTGCAGCGGACTTCCTGACCCGGTCGACCAAGTGGCTCGCCGTGCTCTTCGTGATCCTGTCGATCGTGCTGGCAGCGGTAGCGGTCGAGACGACCAGCGCGGACTCGCTCGAATCGACGCTCGACAGGAATGTCACGCCCGCAGCACCGGCCGATCCGCTCGGCCCGGCAACGACCGGTGATTCTGCACCTGTCAGCGACGATCCGCTGGCCGGCTCGACCGAATAA
- a CDS encoding DUF1178 family protein → MIVYDLSCSEGHRFEGWFGSSSDYDSQRERGLLTCPECGCGEVGKAPMAPAVSAKGNRTEAPRQAGPSGDETKPMIRGELPAEVKQALETLAKAQAKALEKSTWVGDKFADKARSMHYGETDEAPIHGKATKDEAEEMVAEGITVAPLLFPVAPPDELN, encoded by the coding sequence ATGATAGTTTACGACCTCTCATGCAGCGAGGGCCATCGCTTCGAAGGCTGGTTCGGCTCGTCCTCCGACTACGACAGCCAACGCGAACGCGGGCTGCTTACATGCCCCGAATGTGGCTGCGGAGAAGTCGGAAAAGCACCCATGGCTCCGGCGGTTTCGGCGAAGGGTAATCGCACCGAGGCGCCGCGCCAAGCCGGGCCGAGTGGCGACGAAACAAAGCCTATGATCCGCGGGGAACTGCCGGCGGAGGTCAAGCAGGCTCTGGAAACTTTAGCGAAAGCGCAGGCCAAAGCGCTGGAGAAGAGCACCTGGGTCGGTGATAAATTCGCCGACAAGGCCCGCTCCATGCATTACGGCGAGACCGACGAGGCTCCTATCCACGGCAAGGCGACCAAGGACGAGGCCGAAGAAATGGTCGCCGAAGGCATAACCGTAGCGCCATTGCTGTTCCCGGTCGCTCCGCCCGACGAACTCAACTGA
- a CDS encoding MFS transporter, with protein sequence MNELSRLTRAQEFSLCVAVAVVTANAYYIHPIIGDVADHFGVSHARIGLVPALNQLALAIGIFLLLPLGDRISNRRLTIMFAAGQTASLALMTLAGSFVLFVAGSTLLGFFTIAPYLLPAYASKRVAPERLGQVMALLTAGVILGILIARVGAGVIAEYVDWRAVYWIATALMLAVTIALPRLMEGGERDAARREGYGALLLTVFPLIRDYREILISGAIQALNFGQFIALWLALALHLTSPEMGYGTDMVGYLAGIAAVSIFSTPRLGRWADEVGARKARAIFAAVQLFGVLLLWPLGGAVITLLIPLVLANLVGPGIDVTGRMTFLTLRPDLRTRLTTIYVVLMFIGGGLGSYAGTAAYDALGWAGTCILLAVFSSVLTALAFYAKRYGK encoded by the coding sequence TTGAACGAACTGTCGCGCCTGACCCGCGCACAAGAATTTTCGCTTTGCGTCGCCGTCGCGGTCGTGACGGCCAATGCCTATTACATCCATCCCATCATCGGCGACGTGGCGGACCACTTCGGCGTCAGCCACGCGCGCATCGGCCTGGTGCCGGCGCTCAACCAATTGGCGCTTGCGATAGGCATCTTTCTGTTGCTCCCGCTCGGCGATCGCATTTCGAATCGGCGCCTTACGATTATGTTCGCTGCAGGCCAGACGGCCTCGTTGGCGCTGATGACGCTGGCCGGAAGTTTTGTACTTTTCGTTGCTGGATCGACGCTTCTCGGCTTCTTCACCATCGCACCCTATTTGCTTCCGGCCTACGCCTCCAAGAGGGTCGCTCCCGAGCGGCTCGGGCAGGTCATGGCCTTGCTGACGGCAGGGGTCATCCTCGGCATCCTGATCGCCCGGGTCGGAGCGGGCGTGATCGCCGAATATGTCGACTGGCGCGCGGTCTACTGGATTGCGACTGCCTTGATGCTGGCCGTGACCATTGCCCTCCCCCGGCTGATGGAAGGAGGCGAGCGCGATGCGGCGCGCCGCGAAGGCTACGGCGCGCTTCTCCTGACCGTTTTTCCGCTGATCAGGGACTACCGGGAAATCCTGATCTCCGGTGCAATTCAGGCACTCAACTTCGGCCAGTTTATCGCGCTGTGGCTCGCTCTCGCGCTGCATCTGACCTCGCCGGAGATGGGCTATGGCACCGATATGGTAGGCTATCTCGCCGGAATCGCGGCGGTCAGCATTTTCTCGACGCCGCGGCTCGGCCGCTGGGCGGACGAGGTTGGCGCGCGTAAGGCCCGCGCGATTTTCGCCGCCGTCCAGCTGTTCGGCGTCCTGTTGCTCTGGCCCCTCGGCGGCGCGGTAATCACGCTGCTCATTCCCCTGGTCCTGGCCAATCTGGTCGGGCCCGGAATTGATGTTACGGGCCGCATGACCTTTCTCACCCTGCGACCTGATCTGCGCACGCGCCTGACCACGATATATGTCGTGCTGATGTTCATTGGCGGCGGGCTCGGCAGCTATGCCGGGACAGCAGCCTACGATGCGCTTGGATGGGCCGGCACATGCATACTGCTGGCGGTCTTCTCGAGCGTTCTCACCGCGCTGGCATTCTACGCGAAGCGCTATGGCAAGTGA
- a CDS encoding mechanosensitive ion channel family protein, which produces MNYIGTLRDQLQDMGTGFIEALPSIAIALVILFVTWIVARFAVRISDMIVGRTEIRASLKNLIDTLVKLGIWLIGLFIAAVVVMPDLTPASLLAGLGIGAVAIGFAFQDIFENFLAGVLIMVREKMRIGDIIECEGITGKVEHITLRETHVRKLSGELTVVPNSILFKNPVEIFTDVDQRRHEVVVGVSYDTQLDHAADVIRRAVEDVDDVLASKGVDIFAQEFNSSSVDFLVRWWAGSTPRAGWESKDKVVRAIKAALDEASIEIPFPYVTHTFKETVPVSQLGDTTKKTP; this is translated from the coding sequence GTGAATTACATCGGCACGCTGCGCGACCAGCTGCAGGACATGGGAACCGGGTTTATCGAAGCCCTGCCCAGCATAGCCATTGCGCTCGTCATACTTTTCGTCACTTGGATCGTAGCCCGGTTTGCCGTCCGCATTTCGGACATGATCGTCGGCCGCACGGAAATCCGTGCGAGCCTGAAGAATCTGATCGACACGCTGGTGAAGCTCGGCATCTGGCTGATCGGCCTGTTCATCGCCGCGGTCGTTGTGATGCCCGATCTCACCCCGGCCAGCCTGCTCGCCGGGCTCGGCATCGGTGCCGTCGCGATCGGCTTCGCCTTCCAGGATATTTTCGAGAACTTCCTCGCGGGTGTGCTGATAATGGTGCGCGAGAAGATGCGCATCGGCGACATCATCGAATGCGAAGGCATCACCGGCAAGGTCGAGCACATCACCTTGCGCGAAACGCATGTGCGCAAGCTTTCCGGCGAACTGACAGTCGTCCCTAACTCCATCCTCTTCAAGAATCCGGTCGAGATTTTCACCGATGTCGATCAGCGCCGTCATGAGGTGGTGGTCGGCGTGTCTTACGATACGCAGCTCGATCATGCCGCCGATGTGATCCGCCGTGCGGTGGAAGACGTCGACGATGTGCTCGCCAGCAAAGGCGTCGACATCTTTGCGCAGGAGTTCAATTCCAGTTCTGTCGATTTCCTCGTGCGCTGGTGGGCGGGATCGACACCGCGGGCCGGATGGGAAAGCAAGGACAAGGTCGTCCGCGCGATCAAGGCCGCGCTCGACGAAGCCAGCATCGAGATCCCGTTCCCCTATGTCACGCACACGTTCAAGGAAACGGTCCCGGTCAGCCAGCTGGGTGACACGACGAAGAAGACGCCGTAA
- the tpiA gene encoding triose-phosphate isomerase, with the protein MAERPYIVGNWKMFGTRAMLSEARAIDRAAQRYMKVEVAVAPPYTLIHAVHREAEQIGVGAQDCHPGAEGPHTGDINAAMVADAGAKFVIVGHSERRQDHGETNELINAKIDSAIEAGLRVILCCGESLETRDAGDAEAFVLGQIKSALGSFEDPAERLTIAYEPIWAIGTGRTATSADIEAMHKAIRGLLDETYGAEASADVRILYGGSVKPENAKEILSLPEVGGALVGGASLSAESFLGIVVAASETEDA; encoded by the coding sequence ATGGCCGAACGGCCCTATATCGTTGGAAACTGGAAGATGTTCGGCACGCGGGCGATGCTTTCCGAAGCACGCGCGATCGATCGTGCCGCACAGCGCTACATGAAGGTGGAGGTCGCAGTCGCCCCTCCATACACGCTGATTCACGCCGTTCATCGCGAGGCCGAGCAGATCGGCGTCGGCGCGCAGGACTGCCATCCCGGGGCCGAGGGTCCGCATACGGGCGACATCAACGCCGCGATGGTGGCCGATGCCGGGGCGAAGTTCGTGATCGTCGGGCATAGCGAGCGGCGGCAGGACCATGGCGAGACGAATGAATTGATCAATGCGAAGATCGATTCGGCGATTGAAGCCGGTCTGCGCGTGATCCTGTGCTGCGGCGAATCCCTCGAGACTCGCGATGCGGGCGATGCCGAAGCTTTCGTCCTCGGCCAGATCAAATCCGCGCTCGGTTCGTTCGAGGATCCTGCCGAGCGCCTGACAATTGCCTACGAACCGATCTGGGCGATCGGCACCGGTCGCACGGCGACCTCTGCGGACATCGAAGCGATGCACAAGGCAATCCGCGGCTTGCTCGACGAGACTTACGGAGCCGAAGCATCGGCAGACGTTCGCATTCTCTACGGTGGTTCGGTCAAGCCCGAGAACGCGAAGGAAATCCTGTCGCTGCCCGAAGTGGGCGGGGCCCTCGTCGGTGGCGCGAGCTTGAGCGCCGAGAGCTTCCTCGGCATCGTCGTGGCAGCGTCGGAGACCGAGGACGCCTGA
- a CDS encoding haloalkane dehalogenase, with translation MRTPSERFADIPDYPFAENWFEVDLGDGLTARQHYVDEGPKDAPPVLLFHGEPSWSFLYRKMIPILADAGLRVLAPDLIGFGKSDKPDDIDYYTYARHVDWLKQWRSAVEPRPAALFVQDWGGLLGLRMLAHDPDLFACVVASNTFLPAGGTPSQAFLAWREFSRNSPDFRIGALLDRATATERSEAEIAAYDAPFPTEAHKAGARAFPSLVPVEDGMLGVEDNKAAWPALAAYDKPFLTLFGEEDPVTKGSEKFLIDRIAGTEGQPHRILPTCGHFCQEDQPEALAEGVIAMARRAGHLA, from the coding sequence CTGCGCACGCCGTCCGAACGGTTCGCTGACATCCCCGACTACCCCTTCGCGGAAAACTGGTTCGAGGTGGATCTGGGCGATGGGCTGACCGCCCGCCAGCATTACGTCGACGAGGGGCCGAAGGACGCTCCGCCGGTCCTGCTTTTCCATGGCGAGCCGAGCTGGTCGTTTCTCTATCGCAAAATGATTCCGATCCTCGCAGATGCCGGGTTGCGGGTCCTCGCGCCGGACCTCATCGGCTTCGGAAAGAGCGACAAACCGGACGATATCGACTACTACACCTATGCGCGCCATGTCGATTGGCTGAAGCAGTGGCGCAGCGCGGTCGAACCGCGGCCAGCCGCCCTGTTCGTCCAGGACTGGGGCGGCCTACTCGGCCTGCGCATGCTGGCGCACGATCCGGACCTCTTCGCCTGCGTCGTAGCGAGCAACACCTTCCTGCCAGCGGGCGGCACTCCGTCTCAGGCCTTCCTCGCGTGGCGCGAATTCTCCCGCAACTCGCCCGATTTCCGCATTGGCGCGCTGCTCGACCGGGCGACAGCGACCGAGCGAAGCGAGGCGGAGATCGCCGCTTACGATGCGCCCTTCCCGACCGAGGCCCATAAGGCCGGGGCGCGCGCCTTCCCGAGCCTCGTCCCGGTGGAGGATGGCATGCTGGGCGTCGAGGACAACAAAGCCGCTTGGCCGGCACTCGCGGCTTACGACAAGCCCTTCCTGACGCTTTTCGGTGAAGAAGATCCGGTCACCAAGGGTAGCGAGAAATTCCTGATCGATCGCATCGCCGGCACCGAGGGACAGCCGCACCGGATTTTGCCGACCTGCGGCCATTTCTGTCAGGAAGACCAGCCCGAAGCTCTCGCCGAGGGCGTGATCGCCATGGCACGCAGGGCGGGCCACCTCGCTTGA
- a CDS encoding Hsp20 family protein, protein MNRMDMTQYRRSTVGFDRLFDLMERQARNAGGDNYPPFNIERRGEDEYRITLAVAGFRPGDLDITAQQNLLVVQGRKRDESVDGEMLHVGIANRGFERRFELADYVRVENADLADGLLIIDLLREVPDAMKPKKIAIGGQKPLEIVKDDEDDSAAA, encoded by the coding sequence ATGAATCGTATGGATATGACCCAATATCGTCGTTCGACCGTCGGTTTCGACCGCCTTTTCGACCTGATGGAACGTCAGGCACGCAATGCCGGCGGCGACAATTACCCCCCTTTCAACATCGAGCGTCGCGGCGAGGACGAATACCGCATAACCCTGGCTGTTGCCGGATTCCGCCCCGGAGATCTCGATATTACCGCCCAGCAGAACCTGCTCGTGGTGCAGGGCCGCAAGCGCGATGAGAGCGTAGATGGTGAAATGCTGCATGTTGGCATCGCCAACCGCGGTTTCGAACGGCGCTTCGAACTGGCCGATTACGTCCGCGTCGAAAACGCCGATCTGGCCGACGGCCTGCTCATCATCGATCTACTGCGCGAAGTGCCCGATGCGATGAAGCCGAAGAAGATCGCAATCGGTGGGCAGAAGCCGCTCGAAATCGTCAAGGATGACGAGGACGACAGCGCCGCTGCCTGA
- the grxC gene encoding glutaredoxin 3, which translates to MSQPDVTIYTKFGCGYCVRAKRLLDEKGVDYTDHDITMGGPKRAEMLERAPNARTVPQIFIGDTHVGGSDELATLEREGKLDALLEG; encoded by the coding sequence ATGAGCCAACCCGACGTTACCATCTATACGAAATTCGGCTGCGGATACTGCGTTCGCGCCAAACGCCTGCTCGATGAGAAGGGTGTCGATTACACCGATCACGACATCACCATGGGCGGCCCCAAGCGCGCCGAGATGCTCGAGCGAGCACCCAATGCGCGCACGGTGCCGCAGATCTTCATCGGCGACACGCATGTCGGCGGCTCCGACGAGCTCGCAACGCTCGAACGCGAGGGTAAACTGGACGCGCTGCTGGAAGGCTGA
- a CDS encoding carbon-nitrogen hydrolase family protein: MSRIAMLQMTSGIDPDENARSISDAVRAASDGGAEMLFTPEMSGLLDRDRKRAEPNIRAEAETPALDAARNAAAQAGLWVALGSLAVDTGNGRWANRAFVIAPDGSIAARYDKIHMFDVDLSTGESWRESNAYAAGDQVVTVEDTPLGRLGLTVCYDIRFPALFEALAQRRCDAIAVPAAFTVPTGEAHWHVLQRARAIEASAFVVAAAQVGEHADGRRTYGHSLVVDPWGEVMLDMGGERSGIAFADLDMARIAEVRRQVPSLENRRKIPS, from the coding sequence ATGTCGCGTATTGCCATGCTTCAGATGACGTCCGGCATCGATCCGGACGAAAACGCGCGCAGCATTTCGGACGCCGTGCGCGCGGCGAGCGACGGTGGCGCGGAAATGCTGTTCACGCCCGAGATGTCGGGCCTGCTCGATCGCGACCGTAAACGCGCAGAACCGAATATCAGGGCAGAGGCGGAGACGCCGGCGCTCGACGCAGCGCGAAACGCGGCAGCACAGGCTGGCCTGTGGGTTGCGCTCGGTTCGCTGGCTGTCGACACCGGGAATGGGCGCTGGGCCAATCGCGCCTTCGTCATCGCCCCGGATGGTTCGATCGCTGCGCGTTACGACAAGATACACATGTTCGATGTCGATCTCTCGACCGGAGAAAGCTGGCGGGAGTCCAATGCCTATGCCGCCGGAGATCAGGTGGTCACTGTCGAAGACACGCCGCTCGGACGACTAGGTTTGACCGTGTGTTACGACATCCGCTTTCCTGCGCTCTTCGAGGCCCTGGCCCAGCGCCGCTGCGATGCGATCGCGGTGCCGGCGGCTTTCACCGTTCCGACTGGCGAGGCGCATTGGCACGTCCTGCAACGCGCCCGCGCGATCGAGGCGAGCGCCTTCGTGGTGGCGGCTGCGCAGGTGGGCGAGCATGCCGACGGTCGCCGCACCTACGGACACAGCCTTGTAGTCGATCCGTGGGGTGAAGTCATGCTCGACATGGGCGGCGAGCGATCAGGAATAGCCTTCGCCGATCTCGACATGGCCCGGATCGCCGAAGTCCGCCGACAGGTCCCGAGCCTTGAAAATCGTCGGAAGATACCCTCTTAG